The genomic interval GCCAGAATCGGGCTGTTGATGCGAAAATAATGCTCTAACGCGATTTCAGGGTGATACTATGATGCAACTGAACAGGTCGAAATAGTCATATAATCATAAACAGGAGGACGATCTGGCTGACCGCGGTGTGTCTCAATGGGAAATTGAAAAACCAATTGATGACATTCAGTCAGTCAAGTACTTTGGGAACAAGATAGAATCCTTTTTCCGTAGAGGGGGCGATAGATTGCAATTCACTACGCTGTTCGGGCTCCGTCAGTTCATCAGATCGCAGTCGCAGTTCGATGTCTTGCGGATGCGACATTGCTTCGATTTGTGATGTGTCGATTTCCTGCATTTGCTGAATCATTGTCAGTATGTCGTTCATTTCCTGGACGTAGGATTCAGCCGCTTGATCTTCGAGATTCAACTGCGCCAGAGCGGCTATGACCTTGACGTCTGTTTCTGATACGCTCATTATTCGTGCCGTGTTTCAATGAGGCCTAAAATTAAAATTATAGTGATTCATCATTTCGCACTGCCCGATTTTTCGCCGCTTCGATCAAGCATTGGCGGCGATTTCGCACATTATCATCAAGGTCGGTCTGAGTGATGCAGCTTATTGATCGCCTCTCCCAGGACCTGGCCATAGATCTCGGTACCGCGAATACGCTGATCTTTGAGAAAAACAGCAAGAAGATCATACTGAACGAGCCTTCGGTCGTTGCCGTGCACGTGCCGGA from Acidiferrobacterales bacterium carries:
- the gatC gene encoding Asp-tRNA(Asn)/Glu-tRNA(Gln) amidotransferase subunit GatC is translated as MSVSETDVKVIAALAQLNLEDQAAESYVQEMNDILTMIQQMQEIDTSQIEAMSHPQDIELRLRSDELTEPEQRSELQSIAPSTEKGFYLVPKVLD